CGGGGCGGACATTGGTGTGAAGCATTGCGTTGTAGTGGCGGAGAGCTTCGGAGTGGAGGCCATTATGGGTGAGGGCTCTGATGATTGAATTCCAGAGATAGGGGCTGTGTTTGGGGCGGAAATGGCGGAAAACTGAGAGGGAAGAAGAGGGGTGTTTGAGATTGGAGTATTTGGATATGAGTTTGCCGGAGAAGAAGAGGGAGTGGTGTAATCCTAGGGTGATTAGGAGTGAGTGGAGCTTGTGTAGTTGGGTCTTGGTTTTAGTTGAAGACAGGGTTTTTGAGAACAAGGAATAGAGAGCCTGTTTGGTAAGACCATAGAAGCTGCTTACGTTTGTTGTTCTCATTTCAAAGTAGCAAAACCAATCTGCCCTGATTGTAATATAGGTTTTCCCTCTCTTTTTTCTCTTCCGAAAACGATGTCGTTTATAGGAATGCGAAAGCTGACATTGGTTTGTAAATGTGAAGTCCAGTAATTTGTGTAGTTTAGCCAACAACTTGCCATTAAACAAATGAGAAAGTATAAATTTTAGTGGACTTGAAGTTGTATTTCAATTACCAGAGTAAAAGCTATGCAATGCAATGACCAAAGTAAAGGCACCAGAGACCATTTCCTTTATAGCCATCAACGCATACTTCCCAGAGTCTTCTTATATGTGTACCACTTGGAAATTAACAAAAAAGCTCCTAGGTTCAGAACACTCAGCACTGCCAAAAAACAGAAGAAATAATCGAGGTGACCATAGTTCAAATTGTCCGGAAGCCATCCCGCCTTATTGTTCTTTGTAGTCACGTTGGCAACAATGGTGACAAGCAGAGAGTTGAAGTAGTTTCCTAATGCGACAGTGGAGAGTGCGAGAGCAGAACTCAAGCTTCTCATGGCATCAGGTGCTTGATCGTAGAAAAAGTCAACCTGTCCAATGACTGTGAAGACTTCTGCAGCACCTATTAGGAAATACTGAGGCACTTGCCAAAAAACAGACATGGGCATATGCTCAAGGTCATAATAGTTGTGCTCTCGAACCTTTTGGAGTCTGATATGTTCTAGAATTGCAGCACATATCATGGAGAATATGGAAATGAAGAGACCAATGCCCATCCTCTGGAGTGAAGTTATCCCATTCTTGTGACCTGTGAATTTTCTGCTAAATGGGACAATGAGTCGATCATAGATGGGGATCCAAATAATGACACTAAGGGTGTCGAATACAGAGAGGCAGGCTGCTGGAATTTCAAAGCTAGAGGAGCCAACATGAAGATCCATAAGGCTGCCTTGCAACACAAAGAAGTTGCCCATCTGACTAAAGACCGCAGCAAAGATAATACCAGTGGCCCAAACAGGAAGCAGCCTTATGATTGATTTTAGCTCCTCTACTTGGGTAACTGTACATAGTCTCCAAGGGTTTTTGAAGCCCTTTATATTATCTGTTGGTAGCTCCACAACTGCTTTGTCAAAAAACCTGAACAGCAAAAATACAAATCAATACAGCACCAAAGTAAATAGCTTGATTGCTGATCTCAACTAACCCTTCGTCTCAATTGTGAGTTTCTTAAAAAAAACATTGATCATGCATATCATCCAACAATGAAAGATTTACAATTTAGAAACAAACCTAAACTCATTTGTGTGTTCAAGCTTGCGGCTTCCTTTGATAGCAGACTCTGCATCTGCAGTCTCATAGAAAACGGACTTGTCTTCAGGTACTTTCACCTTGTATTTTCTCACAGATGCTACCACCACCTGAACTATTCGAGTTATCGGGCTACCTCCTGGCTTCTGGTTCCTGTATAACCTAGTACCCAAAAAGAAACTCACTACAGCAATTGCCATGGCAACTGCTGGTATGCCAAAACCCCATTCCCAACCCTTGTTGGTCTGTATCCACACCAGCAATGAACTAGCAATCAAAGCCCCAACATTGACGACAAAATAGAACCAGTTGAAAAAAGAACTCTTGTGCTTCTTTTCAACCTCATCATCCTCGTCAAACTGGTCTGCTCCATAAGCTGAGACACAAGGCTTAATCCCACCAGTTGCCAAAGCTATTAGGTAAAGTGCCACGTAGCAGGCTGCAGATTGTCCAGGAGTCACATAGCAGTCATCTTCCAAAACACAGGTAGGTTTCAGGCCTGGAACTGATGTTGACATTGTCAAGAGAGCCATCCCCTATGCAGATAATAGCAGAACTCATGAGTTTTATAAGAGGGAGAATACCAACCAAAAGGAACTCCATAAACCAGATAGTTTCCAATTTCCAAACTAGCATCATTTGCAACATTCAAGACTATTAACCCCTATTTTGGCAGTCTTAAGGATGTAACCATTATGTTGAGCTCTCACATAATTTGAATAGCGCTTAATATGCATCAAGCAGTTGTCGAACCGCATTGAGTGTTGCTCGAATACCTATTGTGCAGGACTTGAACCCCAACTCTGGTTCAAAATCTAAATGTCTAAAATAGAACTATAATTCTTTGAAGGATGTTTTGCTATTTTTCAACAATAAGGGTCACATTTCAGAATTTTGGTACAAGCTAATCAAGCACAAGGTGGAATTGGGAATCAATTCATAAGCAAACTAGAAATTTCCAGAACAACGTCCCCACTATTAAGTGTTCATTACAAGTCAAACATGTTGCTTCATCAAGTATATGAAATACGTAGTAAAGGCAAAGAATTAGAAACTTACAATGACGTAGATGATTGTGAAAGAGGCAATGGTCTTGTATCTTCCCAAATAGGCATCAGCTAGAAATGCACCAATCAAAGGGGTGAGGTAGCATGTTCCAGTCCAATTGGAGATACTTTTAGCTGCAGCAGCACTGCTCTGGTGTAGATGATTCTTGAAATAAAGCACCAGATTTGCACTCAGCCCATAGAATGCCAATCTTTCACAGAACTCATTACCTATTGAAATATCAATCAAACCCAGAAAAATTGAAGTATCTTGAACACAAGGGCAGGGCCTAGAATATAAAGGATCAGTCTTAAATTAGTACCTAGAATAAAAGGGCAGGCCTTCCAGGTTCCTGTGACATTTTTGTTAGCTGGGTTCCCTCTGTAGTCCACTGTCCCATCTTTGGTGTATAAATCATCTTCTGCAATGGGTCCTTCAACTCTCCCACCTTGCAAGTATACATAGTCTTCTGCCATGGCTTTTAGACTCCTTCAAGCACTAAAACTCTAAAACCCTTCTCAAACTCCCAGAAACTGAAATTAAAGAGAGAATAGAGAGTGAGATGCAGCCAATTAGTTTTGTCAGTCTCTAAAGCCGGTGGAAACTCAAAATGAGAAGACATTGATTCCTCAATGATCTGTTATTCGCTCGTCACCAAGAAATAACGGAGAAGCGTCCAAGTTCTACAACTATTGTACACTTTGTATATTACAAACTGAATCTGCACGTGCGCGATTAATGATTTAATTAACTTAATTTCATTTTAAAAATATAAATAAATAAAACTAAAAATACATACTGGACATCCTTACTTTAAAAATTTAAAGAAGTTCTCTCTAAATTCAGACTATATATATATATATTGGTAATTTGCTTTATTTTTTTAGAAAACATAGATCATAGATGAATAATTCTAGTTTGCGATACATTTGAAAACTGAATAATACATGCAAGCTAAATATATGTTGTCTGGCTAATTATCAGGACGACAACCATAATTACACTCTTTTTCAGTATCAAAGCACCTTATCTTGCCCGGGAGATAACAACACCAGTAGCAACCTCCTTGTGGATTACATTTTGGATCGCAAACATGAATTTTGATGTCTTTATAATAAAGAGGATAAGCTCTCGAAAATTTACTAGCATGTATCTCTATGCTGCTAGTGTTAGCATCCCCATCATTGCACTGAGTAAGAACCAAGAGAGTTAGGAAGACGAATGAAAAGATAGCCAACTCCAATTTCATAGATTTACTGGTCGCCATGATCTGTGTGTGTGAGAGAGAAAGATTTGATTGAACTATATATATTTGGTGATTTGTATAAATATATAGAAGCTAGGTATCAATTTGGTTGAGCTTATCATTGATAGAAGGAAAGACTTTAATTAAAATGAAAGGTGATTGCCTTTCAAAAAAAAAAAAAATTGTAGGTGATTGTGATTGTGATCGCCAGTATCAACAAAGTAAGAAAACTTACAAGATTACATAATGGGATTCAGACTGAATGCCATGATTCAGTGTAGTATTAATAAAGTAACTTTTTTTGTTTTTGGTTACAATTTTCTTTTTCTTTGAAATCAGAGTAAATGACTACAATGTATAAATGTGGCTAATTATGAAGACGATCTTGCCTGCTGAAGCCAGATATTACCTTTTCGGATCCGGATCCTCTCCTAATAAACCTCTGCTAATACTTCCTAATAAGAAGATCTGGACCGTTCATTTTCAATAGACGGTCAAGATCTCTCATACTCTTAACTCAAGGCTATCTCTCATCTATTCTTTTATTTCTGTCTCGATCAAATTCTCGTCTCATTCTCTCTCTCTCTCTTCCGTCCCGGAAATCGATCTCGCCTCTGTCCGGACCTCTTCCCAACCTCCGGCTCCGGCATCCTCCACGCAGAAGACCCATTTGCTCTCTTTGACTCTTCTGATTACCGGTAGCTTGAATTGTGTAACATCAACAGTTGGCCAAAGTGGGACTGTGTTTCGTCTCCAGAAAACTCGTTTTGAATTGCGTTTTGAAGGCACGAGCACGTTGACAATTATTCTGGTGATTGAGAGTTTTGTTGTTACTTCTGTTTTCGGCAGCATATTTCTGTGACATGTGTGTTGGTGCAATTGCGTGCCAGCTTGAGATGAATGAAGGTGGGGTTGTCTGTACATCATGACATTGATTTGGAGTGTTCTTGAGAAGAATTTCAGTATCTAATTGATTTGGTGTTGGGATGTCTAGGATGTCCAGAAAGACTCATAATTCTGATATGCAGTAGAAGTTTCTTGGATTCAAGTTTCTCTGATCTTTGTCACTTCTCATTTATGCTTGATTAGTCTAGTTAGTACTTACAGACTTGCTAAATCATTGGAAGGCCGAGTCATGTGAGCATCTGTTATGTTTCTGCAGACATGACTGCCTCTTTCCTTTAAATCATTGTACCAAGACATGACTGTTATTTGAAATTTTTTGAAGTTAGTGGCACCAAGTTTGCAGCTGAAGCATGCTTTAGTCGGAAAGTTCCTTGAAACTTGATAAAAACCAATTTTGATATGTGAGCATTAGATATTGAACTCTGAATCATAAAGTGTTCACAAGACAAAAATCCAGATTTGGCTACCCTAATCTACTAATTCATAGAAGACATAGTTATGTTTTTGGAATTCAAAAAGGTTTACAATGGTTAGTTAGTGATTATATCTTAATTGTGTGGAGTTCAGTATCATCTCCACTGATGCGGAACATGAAGCAAAAATATTAGTATCTTAAAGATCCAAAGCCCACAAAAACAAAAATTAGAAGCTTAATGTCATGTACATGACCTCATCAAGCCATAATCTGGACGTGGTTGGTCATTGTACTTCAAGAGTTCAAGGCATCTAGCTGAACAGCTTCTTCTGCGCTAAACTAGAGCACACAAACCATATACAGAGAAATAAGAGGTCTTTTGTTGCATTCCGTCCAAAGCCAAGGCCCAAGCTTATCACATAACCCACACAAACAACCTCATTTGGATGGTCACCCGGTCACCCACTACTCGAACCGACCCTTCAACTCAAACCCTACACAACTGAACTCTCCGGCCATCCCGTTATGGGCTCGATTGGGATTTGAAAAATCTTCAGAGAAAAGGAGTCCTCAGTCTGGCGAGCTCGCTAGCCAGATATAGAGGGCCCAAGCCGCCGTGGAGGACGCCTGAGCCGGAGGTTGAGAAGAAGTCCGGACGGAAGCGAGATTGATTTCGGGGACGAGAGAGAGAATGGGACGAGAATTTGATGGAGAGTCTAGACAGAAATAAGAGAATAGACGAGAAATAGCCTTGACTTAAGAGTATGAGAGATCTTGGCCGTCTATTGAAAATAAACAGTCTAAATCTTCTTATTAGGAAGTATTAGCAGAGGTTTATTAGGAGAGGATCCGAATCCTACCTTTTATTAAATTGAGGTTCTATAATTGTAATTTACATTAACGGTTCTGTTTAGACATATTTTGTTTAGTTGATTCATTTAATCTAATTCGGTACCCAAATGATCTCCAAATTGGATGAAACTTTGCAAGAACGGTCTACACACTGTGTTCTAGACACTGAATGGTGGAGATGTGAAAATGTGACATAAAAATGAGCGAAATAAGAAGCACCACACTAATTTCAAAGCGGTGTCCCATTTTAGAAGGAAACTGTATATATATATATATATATATATATATATNNNNNNNNNNNNNNNNNNNNNNNNNNNNNNNNNNNNNNNNNNNNNNNNNNNNNNNNNNNNNNNNNNNNNNNNNNNNNNNNNNNNNNNNNNNNNNNNNNNNNNNNNNNNNNNNNNNNNNNNNNNNNNNNNNNNNNNNNNNNNNNNNNNNNNNNGGACTGAATTCTGTCCAGTTGTGTTCATACCAGAAAAACTCGAGTTTAAGGGCCTTAACGATCACCAAATTAGCTGAAATTTTGCAGAGATGATCTACACAATATTATTTAGATACTATACGGTGGAGATGAGGAAATTCGATCGGAAAGTGGTGCAAAAATGGAAATCCGCACCAAAACCGTTGGTGCGGAAGTCCGCAGCCGAGAAGGGCTGTATATATATATATATATATACACACACACATACATAACGTTAAATTAAATCATTTTAAGCATGTCATTGTTGAAGATGTTACAAGGTGCTTGTGGGCAACTTAAGGTTCGACATCATATAGGTTGCTCCTCAGTTGGACTCTATGGTTTTCCAGCCTTTTATTAGGGAAGCGAATTTTGTGGCTGGCCAACATTAGTAAAGGGTGCATGTAAGAGATTTGTGTTGTTGTTTTGACCCTTCGAACAAGAAATTAGGTAAGCAATATTTTAGTATTCCATCTGGAAAAAAAAAAAAAAAAACCAAAAAAAAACCAACATTTTAGCAGCATGAAGACATGCATGTCACACAATTGATTTATTAGCAAACTACAAATTAATATCCGACCAAATTTCAATTCACAAAATAGTCATTTGCATAATTTCTTTAACAGTTTAGGACAAATATTTGCGTTTTAGTCTTTTTTGTCTTATATGATCTTTTATTTTTCTGTTTTCTTTGTTTTACCTTCGGTAATAAATTTGACGGAGCATGGTGGGCCTATAATTTAGAATTTGTTTATTTGACAAAATACAAATATATAAATCTATCCTTTTTACTCAAAGGTAAACAGTTAATTTTTCATCATTGGCAAATCTATTGATACAAGATTAGATTACTTAGCAGAAGTTAGATGGTCTTATGAAGAATTGTAGGAAGAAAGAAAAAAATTAAGAAAACTAAAAGAATTCTGATATAAGCTTCATAGAAGTACTAAAAATTAGTGAGATATTATCTATCGGATCCAAAAAATGATCTATCAGGCAGAAGAAGAAATCAAAATTCTTAAAGAAACTTTTGATGAAGATAAAAAAACCCCTTGATTATTTGAGCATCGGTTAGATCCGCCTTAACTAGTATCAGAGCCTGCTTGGCTCAAAAGCAGGTGAGAAAAAGGGCTTATGCCACAGAGTTGGCTTCTCTTGACTAACAAGAGAGAATCCAAACTTAAAAATTATCAGTCATATTGTCTATAAAAGGAACTGATAAGTGAGAAGTGTGATTTCATACAAGACATATTCAACAAAATCAATACTCCATTGAATACGTTTGTAGAGTATTAAATACTCTCTACGACGAACATATTCATCTCCAAAGAGAGATCGGAGTAGAAGAGCTTGATCCATCAAGACCAAGCTTAATCGAGTTCCTAGATCGTTTTTCTAGGGATAAAATCTCTGAAAAAATTACTATACAACTCAAGAGATTTAATCTAAGGATTAATCAACTTGAAAAAATAAATTTAAAAATTGCTAGGCTTGAAATCAAGCTAGACTATCTTAAAGAGAAGCAATATCTAATAGATATTGAAAGAAAATTAGTTCGCACTGAGAATCTTGCAAACAATATTCATCAGCAAGCAGCAGAACTAAGAGATACTCAAGAAAACTTGAAAAAGCTTTTAACAACTCTTATCTCCAAGATATGATGAATCAAAGAGTAGATCTAAAAGTAAAACAGGAAGATGTTAAAGCTATTAGCTTTCATCGTCCTACAGAAAAACTTGCTGAAAATGTGGAAGCAATAATTCATCAGCAGAATTATAATATCGCTTATCTCCAAGAGATAGGTATAGACCTCGAACTTCAATTTCGAGAGTTACATAGCAAGATTTCAAATCTACGAAAGATTGTAGAAAAGATGAAGGAAGGAGAGAGTTATGAAAGGATAGATGAAGAGGCTCTAGCTCAAACGTGGCTAGTAAAATCATTATACCTCTTCCATCCTCACCAATGGGAGAAAATAGACTAAGGTTTAGTGAACCAAAGCTACTTGAATGGAAATCATCAAAAACATCAAAGTCTTCAACAAAGAGAGATGTAAAGATGTTGAGCAGAATCCTTAGTAAAAGGAACACGGTTCCGGTACAGTTAATAAATGCTCAAGAATTTGAGTATAATGAGATTGAATCTAGTGTGAGAGAAGCATCTGCTCCTAAATTTAAGTTCAATGAGATCTATAAGAAGGGATATTTCATTATGGACTCTCACAGATTCAAGATACTAGAGTTAACTGTTCCAGCCACAGGTGGAGAAACAGACATCAGGTTGATAACTCCAAAAGAAGTAAGTGAAGCTTTCCAGAAAAAAATATTCTTATATGCATATTGGAGCTGTTCAAGTAGGAATAAAACTCTTAGCCAGAGATGGAATTGACTGTTCTGATCTATGTGTCTTACAAGACGATAGAGTAACATATTTTAAGAAAAGTTTGTTAGGAACAGTAGAAGCTTCTTTGTGCAACCAAGTTGCATATTTCAATATATTTTCAAACTTCACAATGCATCTCAGGGATGCCGCTCACTGTCTAAAATTGAGAAGTAAGATAGATGAGATTTCTATGAAGAAAAGAATGATGGAACTTGTGATAGATTATCGAATATATTATAAGTTGATAAGCTCAAATGTAACTCCCAATACCAAGTTTCTAAATAGCCCTGAGATTACTACATCTGTTCTCACCAACCCAAAAAATAATTCTCAACAAAAACATGTCACAAAATGGCATGAAGTAACATTCCCAAGAGAATGGAATCTGACCTTGTTAAACAACTTCAAAGTACCAATACTTCAATTTATGAAGATATGGGAGGAAAAATAAGCTTACAGTTTCATAGGCATTAATTTGCTAATTATGAAGAAGCTAGTTCCTCGGGAACTAAGTCAATCTTTCATGAAGAATCCTTTGAGGAAGAAGATACTAAAAGACCTATGAAAATGCTTAGAGCAGGAGAATTAAAAGGATTGTATGCACAAGTTGATACTTGTGAATCCATAGAAGAATTAGAGGAAGTCATGAATAAGATTTCTCATATTCAACTTGGAAAAAATAAGAGGAAGATTCTTTCTTATCAGGCAGCATAAGAAGAGCCGCCAGGGTCATCTTCTATGGATATAGATGGAGGTGAGAGGCAGGGCCCTCCAGAAGGTAGTCATACCATAGTACAGAACATTACAAACAATCTGACTAAGATCATTCGAGAAAAGAATATCAAACTTCAAAAAGGACAAGCTCTAACAGGAAAGAATGGGGAGCGAAGTTCTCAGAAGTATATCCCTAAAGAATCCAAATGGGGACAGTCAGTGTCCGAATGAGGGGTTTATCTAGATTTAGACCAGGTAGAAGATAAAAGAAAGACAATAGATAACTGGTTGCTAACTTAAAGTTAACCCAGGCTCTAGTGTTATCAAAGTATGCTTACGAGGATGCTTATGCATATTATGAGTCAACCTTAACTAGAATAGTCCAAAAATGGTATCAGTCCTTTAAGAGAAGTTCTAAATGGGCTGATTGGGCAGTCAAGTTAGCTCAGACTAATAGTCTTTTAGATTTTGCAGTGCCTATCTATGCATAATTTTGTGGAAATACCATTGGGCATAGCGAACAATCTAAAGAACGAGCTAAGACAAATATTCATAAATTGAGTATTTGTAACATGAGATATTTTGAGGAATACACCAATGAGTTCCAAAACTACTACTGCACTATTGGAGAAATTGAGAATGATGATCTCATCAGAACATATTATAGGAAGTTGCCAGAACCCTGGAATGACGCAGTAGCATAGTTTTTGGAAGAAAACCCTCTTCAGAACTTTATTGTAGGAGGAATAGTAGAAAGAATTAGGGATCTCCTAAGAAAACAATGCACAGAGAACAGAAAGTCCAAAACTGCCAAAAAGCAACTAAGAGGATCGGAGTTGAGAATATGTGTCCAAAGATATTAGATATTCCAACACAATAGGGATGTCATATTCCTAAAGAAAAAAAATACAGAAAGAAGTTCTCTCGCAGCAAGCATGGTAAAAAATTTGTTTCTAAAAGGAAGTATAAGTTCAGAAAAAGTTCTGAATATAAAAAAGAAAAATCTTCTCAAACTTCACCTAGAAAGAGATTTTTCAAAAGGAAAAAGAAAACCAATTCTTCTTCCAGAGAAGTAAAGAAATGCAGATGTTGGCTTTACAAGGCAGATGAACATTATGCAAATGAGTGTCCTAAAAAGGACAAGAGGTCTTCTAAAGCCTTAATTGCTGAATACGATGAAGCAATAGAATATGCTAATCTAAAAGGCTTTGAAGTTGCATATTCTGATGAAGAGAATGAATCAGTATATTCTCTTGAGTACCCATCAAAAAGCGGGACAAAGAGTGCTTCAGAAAGCTCTGAAGAAGAAGATATAGGATATCGCCCTATATTTTTATTACAAATACAAAATTGGAAGGAAGAAAACTTTGATATTATTAGTACCTTCCATCCCAATCCGAGAAAATTTAACTGTGTCTATTACAAATGCGATGATAATAATACAATTCCCATGTACTGTGAAAATACAGGAAAAACTTATCATCTGGAATGCTTCATTGCAGAGCTAAGAAGGAAAACCAAGGATAATGATGCTCATATCCTGGTAGAAGAGGAATATAATATATTCCATAAAAAAGAACAAGAGAGGAACCTCAAAGAGGATATGAAAACGTTAAAGTTTGTAACTACATTAAGCCAGAACAAGGAAATAAAAGAATCTCTTTATTCTCTTAATTCCATAACTGTTGTAACAAGTGTCAATCCAATAGCTGCTGTGACAAGTGACAATTCTCCGTAACTGCGGTGAGACGTGTCAATCCTTTCACAAAATTACTTGATGCTCCAAGAGAGCAAGAGCGAGTAATGTCAGTCCAAACAAGTATATATAGCAATTATATCACTATAAGACTGAAGTTTCTCAATTACAAAAAGTATCATTTACATGCATTTGTAGATAGTGGTTCAGGGTACTCTCTTGCTAAGAGACATGCAATCCCTGAAGAATATTGGGAAAAATCTCCAAGAACAGTTACTGGAATTGCAATGGAGGAAAATAAAATAGTTATGGATACAATGACCCAAAATGTAAAAGTTTCCTTAGGTAGAGGAAATTTTATCATCAGGATCCTTTGGCAGTGTGAAGGCCAGACAACTGATTTGTTGATTGGAAATGACTTTCTTTTTCAACAAACAGTAATTCAAACTCCAGAAATGATTGGGTTTGAGAAAAATCGAAAATTCTATTGGGAATCTCGATTAACATACGCGGTGAGCGTTACAAGTAAAGGATTCACAGACCAATATCAGAAGTCGCCAGCGAAGAGTGGTGATTATAAGTCAATTTTAAAGCCAGTTTTGTTGCTACAAGAGCAACTTAAAGGTCATAGTGAAATATTGGTAAATGAAACAACAAGTTCAGAAGACTCTGAGTCAGACGAAAATTCTGAATATCAAATTTCTGACAATGAGAGTTCTAGTGGAGAAGAAGAATACATCAGAGAGCATAACTTAAAAGTATATGCTAATAAGGTAGAACAAAAGAAAATACCGACTCTCACAAAAATAGAAAATTTGCTGAAACCAGTAATCAGTGAAGGTTCGCAACTGTATTGGGAAAAAGACCCAATATATTGTCAACTAAGAATGCATGATGCAAATGCTATTTGCCATGTTAAGGCCATCCCTCATTATAGGGAAGAAGATAGGAAAGAAATGGAAAGTCAGATCCAAGAACTTCTGGAAAAGAAATTAATCAGGCCTTCAAACAGTCCTCATCATGCTCCAACATTCTTAGTAAGAAATCATGCAAAACAATTAAGAGGAAAAGCTGTAATGGTAATTGATTACAGGGATATGAAAAAAAAGACCGTTAAAGACGGTTATCAGATAGCTCATGTGAGAGTTCTCATCAATAGGCTCAAAGGAGCAAAAATCTTCTCTAAGTTCGATGCAAAATCAGGCTTCTGGCAGGTGAAAATGCATCCTGATTCCATAGCTTTGACAGCTTTTGGAACCCCTCAAGGGCATTATGAATGGTTGGTTATGCCATTTGGCCTTAAGCAAGCCCCGTCTATTTTCCAAAGGAAAATGGATAATATTTTCACGCCTTACTCAGATTTTTTCATAGTTTATATATATGACATCCTTGTCTTCTCTAGAACTATGAATGAACATCTAAAGCACCTAGAACATTTGTGTAAACTTATTGTCCAGAAGGGAATCATCCTTGGACAAAAGAAGATTCACCTCATAAAAGGGGAAATTGATTTCCTTGCATTCATGTTAAGGATGGAGAGATTCGTCTCCAAGAACACATTGTAAAAAAAAT
Above is a window of Fragaria vesca subsp. vesca linkage group LG7, FraVesHawaii_1.0, whole genome shotgun sequence DNA encoding:
- the LOC101294024 gene encoding peptide transporter PTR5-like, giving the protein MAEDYVYLQGGRVEGPIAEDDLYTKDGTVDYRGNPANKNVTGTWKACPFILGNEFCERLAFYGLSANLVLYFKNHLHQSSAAAAKSISNWTGTCYLTPLIGAFLADAYLGRYKTIASFTIIYVIGMALLTMSTSVPGLKPTCVLEDDCYVTPGQSAACYVALYLIALATGGIKPCVSAYGADQFDEDDEVEKKHKSSFFNWFYFVVNVGALIASSLLVWIQTNKGWEWGFGIPAVAMAIAVVSFFLGTRLYRNQKPGGSPITRIVQVVVASVRKYKVKVPEDKSVFYETADAESAIKGSRKLEHTNEFRFFDKAVVELPTDNIKGFKNPWRLCTVTQVEELKSIIRLLPVWATGIIFAAVFSQMGNFFVLQGSLMDLHVGSSSFEIPAACLSVFDTLSVIIWIPIYDRLIVPFSRKFTGHKNGITSLQRMGIGLFISIFSMICAAILEHIRLQKVREHNYYDLEHMPMSVFWQVPQYFLIGAAEVFTVIGQVDFFYDQAPDAMRSLSSALALSTVALGNYFNSLLVTIVANVTTKNNKAGWLPDNLNYGHLDYFFCFLAVLSVLNLGAFLLISKWYTYKKTLGSMR